The following is a genomic window from Streptomyces lincolnensis.
CGGGCTCCCCGAGCCGCTCGCGCCCGTCCCGCCGTACGAGGACCCGTCGGGGCACTCCCTCGGGGTCCGTCTCCGCGATCTCCAGGGGTACGTTGTCCAGCCACTCGTTGGCGAACAGCAGCCCGGTGATCCCCTTCGGCGGTTCGGCCAGCCACTCGATCCGGTGATCGAGGGCCTCGGGCCGATCGGCGATCTCGACGGCGTAGCCCCGCGCGCGGGAGGCCACCTCGGAGGGCAGCGCGGCCAGCACCCCGGCCGCCAACTCGCCCCGCCCCGCGGCCATGTCGACGAAACCGAGCTCCGCCGGACGCCCCAGCGCCTCGTCGACCCGGCACAGCAGCCGTGCCACGGCCCCGGCGAACAACGCCGACGCGTGCACCGACGTACGGAAGTGCCCGGCCGGCCCCTCCGGCCTGCGATAGAAGCCGTCCGGGCCGTACAGAGCGTCTTCCGCGGCCGCCCGCCAGCCCTGCCAGTCGCCCCTCGCCTCAGCCGTCACCGGCTCAGGCTAAGCGACCGCAATAACCAAAACTCCACCTTGGGGAGTACGCGCGCCGGATGCGGATCGGTCCTCCGGTTGACCCCTGCACGCATCCCGCTTCCCTACGCTGGGTTACGTGCAACGCCTCTACGACTTCCTCCGCAGACACCCGACATGGGTCGACGTCTTCTGGGCCGTCTTCCTCCTCGGGATTTCGGTGGTTTTCGTCGGATCCGTCCCGAGCGACACCCCGGGCACCAAGTCCGAGGCGCTCATCGTCCCGGTCATCCTCCTGCTGTGCCTGGTGGTGGCGCTGCGACGGCGTATGCCGGAGAAGATGCTGCTGCTGGGTATCGCCGTCGGCGTCGGGCAGCTGGTGCTGGACGTGGCGACCCTGCCCGCCGACTTCGCCCTGCTGGTGATCACCTACACCGTGGCGGCGACCGGGGCCCGCTGGGCCTCACGGCTGGCGCTGGTCGTCGGCCTCGGCGCGGCGCCCCTGGCGCAGCTGCGCTGGCCGGAGCGGGAGTCCGGGGTCGCCGGCACCATCGCGCTCATGATCTTCATGACGGTGCCGTTCGCCCTCGCCTGGGTGCTCGGTGACTCCATCCGCACCCGCCGCGCCTACTTCGCGCAGCTGGAGGAGCGGGCCGCCCGCCTGGAGAAGGAGCGCGAAGCGCAGTCGAAGGTCGCGGTGGCCGCCGAGCGCGCCCGGATCGCCCGCGAACTGCACGACGTCGTCGCGCACAACGTCTCGGTGATGGTGGTCCAGGCCGACGGCGCCGCCTATGTCCTGGACGCCGCGCCCGACCAGGCGAAGAAGGCCCTGGAGACCATCTCCTCCACCGGCCGCCAGGCCCTCGCCGAGATGCGCCGCCTGCTGGGCGTGCTGCGCACCGGCGAGCACCAGGAGGGCGGCGAGTACGTCCCGCAGCCGGACGTGGAGCAGATCGAGGACCTCGTCGAGCAGTGCCGGGGCTCCGGGCTGCCCGTCGACTTCAAGATCGAGGGCACTCCGCGCCCGCTGCCCAGCGGGGTCGAGCTCACCGCGTACCGCATCGTGCAGGAGGCGCTGACCAACACGCGCAAGCACGGCGGGCCGAACGCGGGCGCGAGCGTGCGCCTGGTCTACTTCGACGACGGGCTCGGCCTGCTCGTCGAGGACGACGGCAAGGGCGCCCCGCACGAGCTGTACGAGGAGGGCGGCGCCGACGGCGCGGGCCACGGCCTGATCGGCATGCGCGAGCGGGTCGGCATGGTCGGCGGCACCCTGGACGCGGGCCCGCGCCCGGGCGGAGGATTCCGCATCAGCGCGCTGCTCCCGCTCAAACCCGCGCACTGACACCGCCGCACGCTCTTTGTTGACACCTGTAACGACCCCCGCCGCACGACCCCACGGACAACGGAAGAGGCTCCCGATGACGATCCGCGTGATGCTCGTCGACGACCAGGTGCTGTTGCGCACCGGGTTCCGGATGGTGCTCGCGGCCCAGCCGGACATGGAGGTCGTCGCCGAGGCCGGCGACGGGGTCGAGGCCCTTCAGGTGCTGCGTGCGACGTCCGTCGACGTGGTGCTGATGGACGTCCGCATGCCGAAGCT
Proteins encoded in this region:
- a CDS encoding sensor histidine kinase; the encoded protein is MQRLYDFLRRHPTWVDVFWAVFLLGISVVFVGSVPSDTPGTKSEALIVPVILLLCLVVALRRRMPEKMLLLGIAVGVGQLVLDVATLPADFALLVITYTVAATGARWASRLALVVGLGAAPLAQLRWPERESGVAGTIALMIFMTVPFALAWVLGDSIRTRRAYFAQLEERAARLEKEREAQSKVAVAAERARIARELHDVVAHNVSVMVVQADGAAYVLDAAPDQAKKALETISSTGRQALAEMRRLLGVLRTGEHQEGGEYVPQPDVEQIEDLVEQCRGSGLPVDFKIEGTPRPLPSGVELTAYRIVQEALTNTRKHGGPNAGASVRLVYFDDGLGLLVEDDGKGAPHELYEEGGADGAGHGLIGMRERVGMVGGTLDAGPRPGGGFRISALLPLKPAH